The nucleotide sequence CGGCGATTGAATGGTCCCGTTCCCCCTGCAAAATCAGGACAGGGACTTTGAGCAGATGCAGCCGCTCATCCAGATATTCTGCCTTGACTTCCGAACGGCGGCGGTAAAACAGTAACTTGCAGGCAGGCAGAGACTTGAGCAACTGCTGTCGCCGCTGGCGCAACTGACCGATCCAGCGGATTTTGCAGAACTGACTGAACGGGAGGAGCAATCGCAGCCCCCAGTCTAACCAGGGAGCCAGAAGCAGCCGTGTTTCTGCCCAGCGATCGCGCTTTTCTCGCGGCTGCACTCCTTCCGGTTCCAGCAGAACAACACCCGCCACCTGATGGGGATACTTCAAGGCAAAACTGGCAGCAACCCACCCCCCCAGGGAATGCCCCACCAGATAGACGGCTGGCAGTTTCAATGCCCGCAACCACTCCGCCAGGCAGTCCACTTCCAGGTCAATGGAGTAAT is from Leptothermofonsia sichuanensis E412 and encodes:
- a CDS encoding alpha/beta fold hydrolase encodes the protein MALPVRNSRIRLSQGLIFWREVGQGAPLVFLHGSWQDSSQWMPVIESLSSDYHCLAPDLLGFGESENPNIHYSIDLEVDCLAEWLRALKLPAVYLVGHSLGGWVAASFALKYPHQVAGVVLLEPEGVQPREKRDRWAETRLLLAPWLDWGLRLLLPFSQFCKIRWIGQLRQRRQQLLKSLPACKLLFYRRRSEVKAEYLDERLHLLKVPVLILQGERDHSIAADLNQVYARRALKADLEPLSEAGEAILETHPDSIAERIRAFVARVPAE